A window from Variovorax sp. PBL-E5 encodes these proteins:
- a CDS encoding helix-turn-helix transcriptional regulator, with protein MRRADRLFQIVQLIRGRRLTTAAFLAQRLEVSERTVYRDVADLQRQGVPVEGEAGVGYRLGAGFDLPPLMFTQDEASALVAAARLAQSWVDSAMARDMETALGKILSVLPLAARASAESIALYAPALVLDERTRTRLQTLREAVQSHHKLSMDYRDVAGAPSQRIVRPLGCFYWGKVWTFSAWCELRSDFRDFRLDRIDAIEVLPERFRDEPGKTLAEMLRRMEAAPLKPVPLQQP; from the coding sequence ATGCGCCGCGCCGACCGCCTGTTCCAGATCGTCCAGCTCATTCGTGGGCGCCGGCTCACGACCGCGGCGTTCCTGGCGCAGCGTCTCGAAGTCTCGGAGCGCACGGTCTATCGCGACGTCGCCGACCTGCAGCGGCAGGGCGTACCGGTCGAAGGCGAGGCCGGTGTGGGCTACAGGCTGGGCGCAGGCTTCGACCTGCCGCCGCTGATGTTCACGCAGGATGAGGCTTCGGCGCTGGTGGCGGCGGCACGGCTCGCGCAGAGCTGGGTCGACTCGGCAATGGCGCGCGACATGGAAACTGCGCTCGGCAAGATCCTGTCGGTGCTGCCGCTGGCGGCGCGTGCATCCGCCGAGAGCATCGCGCTGTATGCGCCCGCGCTCGTGCTCGACGAACGCACGCGCACGCGGCTGCAGACCTTGCGCGAAGCCGTGCAGTCGCACCACAAGTTGTCGATGGACTACCGCGACGTGGCCGGCGCCCCGAGCCAGCGCATCGTTCGGCCGCTCGGCTGCTTCTACTGGGGCAAGGTCTGGACCTTTTCGGCCTGGTGCGAGCTGCGAAGCGATTTTCGCGACTTCAGGCTCGACCGCATCGACGCCATCGAGGTGCTGCCCGAGCGCTTTCGCGACGAGCCCGGCAAGACGCTGGCCGAGATGCTCCGGCGCATGGAGGCCGCCCCGCTGAAACCCGTACCGCTGCAGCAGCCGTAG
- the dnaB gene encoding replicative DNA helicase → MSAVFSYADNDPSADRQIAQLRIPPHSIEAESSVLGGLLLDNGAWDRMGDVVVDSDFYRHEHKLIYAAIGTLINASKPADVITVYEQLQNLGKAEEIGGLVYLNSLAQYVPSASNIRRYAEIVRERSILRKLVSASDEIATNAFNTQGKAVDKILDEAEQKIFNIGEEGSRMKQGFQGMDSLVVELLDRVTEMADNPNDITGVPTGFIDLDRMTSGFQAGDMIVLAARPSMGKTALAINIAEHVALNEGLPVAVFSMEMGASQLAVRIVGSIGRIDQTHLRTGKLTDEEWPRLTEAIEKLRNISLHIDETPGLTTSELRANARRLARQCGQLGLIVVDYLQLMSVSTSMNDENRATAVGEISRGLKMLAKELKCPVIALSQLSRGVESRTDKRPMMSDLRESGAIEQDADVIMFIYRDDYYNKDSKEPGVAEVIISKQRNGPTGTVKLAFLKPITKFESLAGGGADY, encoded by the coding sequence ATGTCTGCTGTCTTTTCCTATGCCGACAACGACCCGTCGGCCGATCGCCAGATCGCCCAACTGCGCATCCCGCCGCACTCGATCGAGGCCGAGTCGAGCGTGCTCGGCGGCCTCTTGCTCGACAACGGCGCCTGGGACCGCATGGGCGACGTGGTGGTGGACAGCGATTTCTACCGCCATGAACACAAGCTGATCTACGCGGCGATCGGAACGCTGATCAACGCCAGCAAGCCCGCCGATGTCATCACGGTCTACGAGCAACTGCAGAACCTGGGCAAGGCCGAGGAGATCGGCGGCCTGGTCTACCTGAACTCGCTCGCGCAGTACGTGCCGAGCGCGAGCAACATCCGCCGCTATGCCGAGATCGTGCGCGAGCGCTCCATCCTGCGCAAGCTGGTGAGCGCGAGCGACGAGATCGCGACCAATGCCTTCAACACGCAGGGCAAGGCGGTCGACAAGATCCTGGACGAGGCCGAGCAGAAGATCTTCAACATCGGCGAGGAAGGCTCGCGCATGAAGCAGGGCTTCCAGGGCATGGATTCCCTGGTGGTTGAACTGCTGGACCGCGTGACCGAGATGGCCGACAACCCGAACGACATCACGGGTGTGCCGACCGGCTTCATCGATCTCGACCGCATGACCTCGGGTTTCCAGGCCGGCGACATGATCGTGCTGGCCGCGCGGCCGTCGATGGGCAAGACGGCGCTAGCGATCAACATCGCCGAGCACGTGGCGCTCAACGAAGGCCTGCCGGTGGCGGTGTTCTCGATGGAAATGGGCGCCTCGCAGCTGGCGGTGCGCATCGTCGGTTCGATCGGCCGCATCGACCAGACCCACCTGCGCACCGGCAAGCTGACCGACGAGGAATGGCCGCGCCTCACGGAGGCGATCGAGAAGCTGCGCAACATCTCGCTGCACATCGACGAGACACCGGGCCTGACCACCAGCGAGTTGCGCGCCAATGCGCGCCGGCTCGCACGGCAGTGCGGACAGCTCGGCCTGATCGTGGTCGACTACCTGCAGCTCATGAGCGTGTCGACCAGCATGAACGACGAGAACCGCGCAACCGCCGTCGGCGAGATCTCGCGCGGCCTCAAGATGCTGGCCAAGGAACTGAAGTGCCCGGTGATCGCGCTGTCCCAGCTCAGCCGCGGTGTCGAGTCGCGCACCGACAAGCGCCCGATGATGAGCGACCTGCGCGAATCGGGCGCCATCGAACAGGACGCGGACGTGATCATGTTCATCTACCGTGACGACTACTACAACAAGGACAGCAAGGAGCCCGGCGTCGCCGAAGTGATCATCAGCAAGCAGCGCAACGGGCCGACCGGTACCGTCAAGCTGGCCTTCCTGAAGCCGATCACCAAGTTCGAGAGCCTGGCGGGCGGCGGCGCCGATTACTGA
- the rpsR gene encoding 30S ribosomal protein S18, with amino-acid sequence MATFKKFNKDKRPKRNTQSLLFKRKRFCRFTVAGVEEIDYKDIDTLRDFISENGKIIPARLTGTRAIYQRQLNTAIKRARFLAMVPYSDQHRV; translated from the coding sequence ATGGCCACGTTCAAGAAATTCAACAAAGACAAGCGCCCGAAGCGCAACACCCAGTCGCTGCTGTTCAAGCGCAAGCGCTTCTGCCGCTTCACCGTCGCTGGCGTCGAAGAGATCGACTACAAGGACATCGACACGCTGCGCGACTTCATCAGCGAAAACGGCAAGATCATTCCCGCACGCCTGACGGGCACGCGCGCGATCTACCAGCGTCAGCTCAACACCGCGATCAAGCGCGCACGCTTCCTCGCGATGGTGCCGTACAGCGACCAACACCGCGTCTAA
- the rplI gene encoding 50S ribosomal protein L9 → MQVILLEKVVNLGVLGEVVKVKDGYARNFLIPFGRARRATAANKAEFEAKRVELEKAAAAKLAESQAQGEKLGGTVVKLTQKAGVDGRLFGSVTNHDIAEELGKQGYKVAKSQVRMPNGPIKIVGDSTVTVALHTDVLVEITVTVYGEST, encoded by the coding sequence ATGCAAGTCATTCTTCTGGAAAAGGTCGTCAACCTCGGCGTGCTCGGCGAGGTCGTCAAGGTCAAGGACGGCTACGCCCGCAATTTCCTGATTCCGTTCGGACGCGCCCGCCGCGCCACAGCGGCCAACAAGGCCGAATTCGAAGCCAAGCGCGTCGAACTCGAAAAGGCAGCCGCTGCCAAGCTGGCCGAATCGCAAGCCCAGGGCGAAAAGCTCGGCGGCACCGTCGTCAAGCTCACGCAGAAGGCTGGCGTCGACGGCCGCCTGTTCGGCTCGGTCACCAACCACGACATCGCCGAAGAGCTCGGCAAGCAAGGCTACAAGGTCGCGAAGTCGCAGGTGCGCATGCCCAACGGTCCGATCAAGATCGTCGGCGACAGCACTGTCACCGTGGCGCTGCACACGGACGTGCTGGTCGAGATCACTGTCACGGTCTACGGCGAAAGCACCTGA